In Ignavibacteria bacterium, the genomic stretch GATAGCCTCATAAATGAAAAAACAAAAATTGTCTCCATAGTCCAGGTCTCAAACTCACTTGGCACAATAAACCCTGTAAAGACAATTATAGCCAAAGCCCACCAGAAGGGCGTCCCGGTTCTGGTTGACGGCTCACAGGGCATTCCGCACGGAAGCGTCGACGTTCAGGACATGGATTGCGACTTTTATGTATTCTCCGGCCATAAGCTCTACGGCCCTACCGGCATCGGAGTCCTTTACGGCAAATCCGCACTCCTGGACAGTATGGATCCTTATCAGACGGGCGGGGACATGATAAAGCTCGTTACGTTTGAAAATACGACGTATAACGACGTCCCCTACAAGTTTGAAGCGGGTACACAGAATATTGAAGGTGCAATAGGGCTTGGTGCCGCAATAGACTACCTGAACTCAATTCCTTTCCAGCAGGCAATTCGCCATGAGCACGAGCTTCTTTATTATGCCGAAAACAGGATCCGTGAACTGGAAGGTATTCAGATAATCGGAAATGCAAAGAAAAAAGCTCCCGTAATTTCACTCGTAATGGACGGGCTCCACCCGCACGACATAGGCACCCTGCTAGACGCCGACGGCATTGCAATACGCACGGGTCACCATTGCACGCAGCCTGTAATGCAGTTCTTCAAGGTCCCGGCTACGGCAAGAATTTCCATAGCATTCTATAATACCAAAGAGGAGATCGACCAGCTCGTCTGCAGCCTCAGGAAAGTAATGGAATTCAAGCAGACCGGCAGCCGCCAGAGCCTGCAGAGTGAAAGGATAAATGAGATTTACCAGGAAACAATTGTTGAACACGACCGCAACCCGAGAAATTTCAAGGTCTGCTTCGAATGCAGCCACAGCGACGAGGGCTTTAACCCCTTCTGCGGCGACCACATTGTCCTCTACCTGAACATTGAAAACAACGTCATCAGGGATATAACATTCCAGGGAGAGCTTTGTGCAATATCAAAGTCCTCGGCTTCAATAATGACGGGTATGCTCATGGGTAAAACCCTCAAAGAGGCAGAAGGAATGTATAATAAATTTCACAGCGCATTTAATTCAGGAAATGTCACGAAA encodes the following:
- a CDS encoding SUF system NifU family Fe-S cluster assembly protein gives rise to the protein MNLRSILSVLGGGSDEISADYFNVNKIRKDFPILGLMIKGKKLIYLDNAATTQKPEMVIQSIQEYYHKVNSNINRGVHYLSEHATLAYENARRKVRDYINAKAAHEIIFLRGATEAINLVAYSYGRMHVKEGDEVLITAMEHHANIVPWQVLCKEKNAALKIIPMDANGELILDNLDSLINEKTKIVSIVQVSNSLGTINPVKTIIAKAHQKGVPVLVDGSQGIPHGSVDVQDMDCDFYVFSGHKLYGPTGIGVLYGKSALLDSMDPYQTGGDMIKLVTFENTTYNDVPYKFEAGTQNIEGAIGLGAAIDYLNSIPFQQAIRHEHELLYYAENRIRELEGIQIIGNAKKKAPVISLVMDGLHPHDIGTLLDADGIAIRTGHHCTQPVMQFFKVPATARISIAFYNTKEEIDQLVCSLRKVMEFKQTGSRQSLQSERINEIYQETIVEHDRNPRNFKVCFECSHSDEGFNPFCGDHIVLYLNIENNVIRDITFQGELCAISKSSASIMTGMLMGKTLKEAEGMYNKFHSAFNSGNVTKIKNGNLGELAIFSSIQNSPARMKCAYLPWQTMTNLISHIGTLTAEQHNYEV